From a single Vibrio tubiashii genomic region:
- a CDS encoding chitinase — MKKTSYLAAMAMLSAVPTSWATMNIQPDPQNPTGYVVSRADIQAAESQKTAEPMYQIWSQALSTAPNTVVEAIDSGLATNPDNVKRAERVFPRAEWDFLTHMAAPEYTYTRFLRAIGKFPAFCAEYTDGRDSDAICKRSIVTAFAHFAQETGGHIAKDNTSDNPLALEEWQQALVHVREMGWSEGQEGYTTGCGQNDWQNKKWPCAAGQGYFGRGAKQLSYHFNYGAFSEVMFDGDASVLLNNPGLVADSWLNLASAIWFFLTPQAPKPAMLHVIDKTWTPSQREIDAGIGYGFGTTINIINGGIECGEQNKNKGQPVNRIRYWEGLSAHYQIPIEADEKNTCWQQTPYGSLNLNGATDVLYTNWDGNWKYYADRPGGYSFECELVGFQTAYSALVPGDYEKCVTNLYGSHASWPEVRVVDKLDPVDPNPDNGTGWSATKVYNTGDQVTYKGATYKAKWWTQGDDPSLGGPWELVAGTPEPTPDPTPTPDPQPTPTPDPEPTPDPNTFIQWQPGASQVANGDKVTYNGKCFIAKNGPGMWDTPTQANWFWDEISCQ; from the coding sequence ATGAAGAAAACAAGCTACCTCGCCGCAATGGCTATGCTATCTGCGGTACCTACCTCTTGGGCGACGATGAATATCCAGCCCGATCCTCAAAACCCTACTGGTTATGTCGTTTCACGTGCTGACATCCAAGCAGCAGAGAGTCAAAAGACGGCGGAGCCTATGTACCAAATCTGGTCTCAAGCGCTGAGCACAGCCCCCAACACGGTTGTTGAAGCGATTGATTCTGGGTTAGCAACTAACCCAGATAACGTCAAAAGAGCAGAACGTGTTTTCCCAAGAGCGGAATGGGATTTTCTGACCCATATGGCAGCACCGGAATACACCTATACGCGCTTCTTGCGCGCCATTGGTAAGTTTCCCGCATTTTGTGCCGAGTACACCGATGGACGTGATTCTGATGCCATCTGTAAACGTTCGATCGTGACTGCATTTGCGCACTTTGCGCAAGAAACAGGTGGCCACATCGCTAAAGATAATACCTCTGATAACCCGTTAGCGTTGGAAGAGTGGCAACAAGCTCTAGTACATGTGCGTGAAATGGGCTGGTCTGAAGGTCAGGAAGGCTACACAACCGGGTGTGGACAAAACGACTGGCAAAACAAAAAATGGCCATGTGCTGCAGGGCAGGGCTATTTTGGTCGTGGTGCTAAACAGCTTTCTTATCACTTCAACTATGGTGCATTCTCTGAAGTCATGTTTGATGGTGACGCGTCTGTGTTGCTCAACAATCCTGGTTTAGTTGCCGACTCTTGGTTAAACCTAGCTTCTGCGATTTGGTTCTTTTTAACGCCACAAGCACCTAAGCCAGCTATGCTGCATGTCATTGATAAAACATGGACGCCTTCTCAGCGCGAAATAGACGCTGGTATTGGTTACGGTTTTGGTACCACCATCAACATTATCAATGGTGGTATTGAATGTGGTGAGCAAAACAAAAACAAAGGCCAGCCAGTTAACCGTATTCGCTACTGGGAAGGTTTATCGGCTCACTATCAGATTCCTATTGAAGCCGATGAAAAGAACACCTGCTGGCAGCAAACGCCTTACGGCAGCCTAAATCTTAATGGCGCAACGGATGTGCTTTACACCAACTGGGATGGTAACTGGAAATACTATGCAGACAGACCGGGTGGGTACTCGTTTGAGTGTGAACTGGTGGGCTTCCAGACGGCGTATTCAGCACTGGTTCCGGGTGACTACGAGAAGTGTGTAACCAACCTCTACGGCTCACACGCTAGCTGGCCTGAAGTCCGAGTTGTCGATAAGTTAGACCCCGTCGATCCTAATCCAGACAATGGAACAGGCTGGAGCGCGACTAAGGTATATAACACAGGCGATCAAGTGACATACAAAGGAGCCACTTACAAAGCGAAGTGGTGGACGCAAGGTGATGATCCAAGCTTAGGTGGCCCATGGGAGCTAGTGGCTGGTACACCAGAGCCTACTCCAGACCCAACCCCAACGCCTGATCCGCAGCCGACGCCAACTCCGGACCCAGAACCAACACCGGATCCAAATACGTTTATTCAGTGGCAACCGGGTGCTTCTCAGGTCGCGAATGGCGATAAAGTGACCTACAACGGTAAGTGCTTTATTGCGAAAAATGGTCCAGGAATGT
- the guaA gene encoding glutamine-hydrolyzing GMP synthase, with protein sequence MTKNIHDQRILILDFGSQYTQLVARRVREIGVYCELWSWDVEEADIREFNPDGIILSGGPESVTEDNSPRAPQYVFDSGVPVLGVCYGMQTMAEQLGGKVSTSDEREFGYAAVQVSGESSIFKDLEASQDVWMSHGDKVVEIPEGFVKVGETDTCPYAAMANEEKKYFGVQFHPEVTHTKNGLQMLENFVLGVCGCERLWTSESIIEDAVARIKEQVGDDEVILGLSGGVDSSVVAMLVHRAIGDKLTCVFVDNGLLRLNEGQQVMDMFGDKFGLNIIKVDAEDRFLAALEGKSDPEEKRKTIGHVFVDVFDEESKKLKNAKWLAQGTIYPDVIESAASKTGKAHVIKSHHNVGGLPDDMEMGLVEPLRELFKDEVRKIGLELGLPYNMLYRHPFPGPGLGVRVLGEIKKEYCDLLRRADAIFIEELHAADLYNKVSQAFTVFLPVRSVGVMGDGRKYDWVVSLRAVETIDFMTAHWAHLPYDFLGKVSNRIINEVDGISRVVYDISGKPPATIEWE encoded by the coding sequence ATGACTAAAAATATCCATGACCAACGTATTCTGATCTTGGACTTCGGTTCTCAGTACACTCAACTTGTAGCACGCCGCGTACGTGAAATCGGCGTTTACTGTGAACTTTGGAGCTGGGATGTAGAAGAAGCGGATATTCGTGAATTCAACCCAGATGGCATCATCCTATCTGGTGGCCCTGAAAGTGTAACCGAGGACAACTCTCCTCGCGCTCCTCAATATGTATTTGACTCAGGTGTTCCTGTGCTTGGTGTATGTTACGGCATGCAGACAATGGCAGAGCAGCTAGGTGGTAAAGTATCAACGTCTGATGAGCGTGAATTCGGTTACGCTGCAGTACAAGTTTCTGGCGAATCATCAATCTTTAAAGATCTTGAAGCTTCTCAAGATGTATGGATGAGTCACGGTGATAAAGTTGTCGAGATCCCTGAAGGTTTCGTGAAAGTCGGTGAGACAGACACATGTCCTTACGCTGCGATGGCGAACGAAGAGAAAAAATACTTCGGCGTTCAGTTCCACCCAGAAGTAACGCACACTAAAAATGGCTTACAAATGCTAGAGAACTTTGTTCTTGGTGTATGTGGCTGTGAGCGTCTATGGACTTCAGAATCTATCATCGAAGATGCGGTAGCACGTATTAAAGAGCAAGTGGGTGATGACGAAGTTATCCTAGGTCTTTCGGGTGGTGTTGACTCATCTGTTGTTGCGATGCTTGTTCACCGTGCAATTGGCGACAAACTAACATGTGTATTTGTTGATAACGGTCTACTTCGTCTAAACGAAGGTCAACAAGTGATGGATATGTTTGGCGACAAGTTTGGCCTAAACATTATCAAGGTTGACGCAGAAGATCGCTTCCTTGCGGCTCTTGAGGGTAAGTCTGATCCAGAAGAGAAGCGTAAGACAATCGGTCACGTATTCGTAGACGTATTCGATGAAGAGTCGAAGAAGCTGAAAAACGCGAAATGGCTTGCTCAAGGTACGATTTACCCAGACGTAATCGAATCTGCTGCATCTAAGACGGGTAAAGCGCACGTCATCAAATCACACCATAATGTGGGCGGTCTTCCAGATGATATGGAAATGGGCCTTGTTGAGCCACTACGTGAGCTGTTCAAAGATGAAGTTCGTAAGATTGGTCTAGAGCTTGGTCTGCCTTACAACATGCTTTACCGCCACCCATTCCCAGGTCCTGGCTTAGGTGTTCGTGTTCTTGGTGAAATCAAGAAAGAGTACTGTGATTTGCTACGCCGCGCTGACGCTATCTTCATTGAAGAGCTGCACGCTGCTGACCTATACAACAAAGTATCTCAAGCGTTCACCGTATTCCTACCTGTACGTTCTGTAGGTGTAATGGGCGATGGTCGTAAGTATGACTGGGTTGTTTCTCTACGTGCAGTTGAAACTATCGACTTTATGACAGCGCACTGGGCACACTTGCCATACGACTTCCTAGGTAAGGTATCTAACCGCATCATCAATGAAGTTGACGGTATTTCTCGCGTAGTTTACGACATCTCAGGTAAGCCACCAGCGACAATCGAATGGGAATAA